Proteins encoded together in one Vigna angularis cultivar LongXiaoDou No.4 chromosome 5, ASM1680809v1, whole genome shotgun sequence window:
- the LOC108339892 gene encoding putative pentatricopeptide repeat-containing protein At3g18840, with protein sequence MVIRPLRVRDALVYRDHVQAIKSGLVSSIFTCNQLIHLYSNHGLLQEAHKLFDEIPHPNVFSWNVIIMAYIKAHNLPHAQALFDSASHRDLVSYNSMLSAYVGSDGYETEALDLFTRMQSARDTIGIDEFTLTTILNLAAKLRVLLYGKQMHSYMVKTANDLSKFALSSLIDMYSKCGSFQDACTAFSGCDGMVDLISKNAMVAACCREKKMTMALNIFWKNPELNDTVSWNTLIAGYAQNGYVEKSLTLFVVMTENGIGFNEHTLASVLSACTGLKCVKLGKSVHAWVLKSGYSSNKFISSGIIDFYSKCGNIRYAELVNAEIEIKSPFSVASLIAGYSSQGNMEEAQRLFDSLLERNSVVWTALCSGYVKSQQCEEVFKLFKEFLTKEAVVPDTAIIISVLGACAIQATLSLGKESHAYILRMRFHVDKKLLSALIDMYSKCGNVTYAEKIFQLVTDSDRDAILYNIMIAGYAHHGYENKAIYLFQEMLNKSVKPDAVTFIALLSACRHSGLVELGEQFFISMEQDYNVLPDIYHYACMVDMYGRANKLEKAVEFMRKIPIPIDATIWGAFLNACQMSSDTALVKRAEEELLKVEADNGSRYVQLANAYAATGKWDEMGRIRKKMRGYEAKKLAGCSWIFVENGIHVFTSGDTSHSKADGIYSTLMRLNGKLYLSFVELNQLNEIQAGI encoded by the coding sequence ATGGTAATTAGGCCCCTGAGAGTGAGAGATGCTCTAGTATACCGTGACCATGTGCAGGCTATAAAATCCGGTTTGGTATCAAGCATTTTCACTTGTAATCAACTCATTCATCTTTATTCCAACCATGGCCTTTTGCAAGAGGCCCACAAACTGTTCGATGAAATTCCCCACCCCAATGTGTTCTCTTGGAATGTCATAATTATGGCTTACATAAAAGCACACAACTTGCCTCACGCACAAGCTCTTTTTGACTCAGCCTCTCACAGAGATTTGGTTTCTTATAATTCCATGTTGTCGGCTTATGTTGGCTCCGATGGGTACGAGACTGAGGCACTTGATTTGTTTACTAGAATGCAATCTGCACGTGACACAATTGGGATTGATGAGTTCACTCTCACGACCATTCTTAACCTTGCTGCCAAACTACGTGTGCTGCTTTATGGGAAGCAGATGCATTCATATATGGTGAAAACTGCAAATGATTTAAGTAAGTTTGCTTTGAGTTCTCTCATAGACATGTACTCTAAATGTGGTTCGTTTCAAGATGCATGTACTGCATTTAGCGGTTGTGATGGGATGGTGGACTTAATTTCAAAGAATGCAATGGTTGCAGCTTGTTGTAGGGAAAAAAAGATGACCATGGCCctaaatatattttggaaaaatCCTGAATTAAATGATACTGTGTCTTGGAACACATTAATTGCAGGGTACGCCCAGAACGGCTATGTGGAGAAATCACTTACCTTGTTTGTTGTGATGACTGAAAATGGTATTGGTTTCAACGAACACACTTTAGCAAGTGTTTTGAGTGCTTGCACAGGTCTAAAATGTGTAAAGCTTGGCAAATCTGTTCATGCTTGGGTTTTGAAAAGTGGTTACagttcaaataaatttattagcAGTGGCATTATCGACTTCTACTCTAAGTGTGGGAATATCAGATATGCCGAGTTAGTCAATGCAGAAATTGAGATTAAAAGTCCATTTTCAGTTGCTTCATTGATAGCAGGCTACTCATCTCAAGGTAACATGGAAGAAGCCCAAAGGCTTTTTGATTCACTCTTGGAAAGAAACTCTGTTGTATGGACAGCTCTATGTTCTGGCTATGTCAAATCACAACAATGTGAGGAAGTCTTCAAACTTTTCAAAGAGTTTTTAACTAAAGAAGCAGTAGTCCCTGATACAGCGATCATTATCAGTGTGCTTGGTGCCTGTGCCATACAAGCTACCCTTAGTTTGGGAAAGGAAAGTCATGCTTACATCTTGAGAATGAGATTTCATGTGGATAAGAAATTACTGAGTGCTTTGATTGATATGTACTCAAAATGTGGAAATGTTACTTATGCTGAGAAAATCTTCCAACTGGTTACTGATAGTGATAGAGATGCAATCTTATACAATATCATGATTGCTGGTTATGCTCATCATGGttatgaaaataaagcaatTTATCTTTTTCAGGAAATGCTGAATAAAAGTGTCAAGCCAGATGCAGTCACTTTTATTGCTCTTCTATCAGCTTGTCGGCACAGTGGATTAGTTGAACTAGGAGAGCAATTTTTTATTTCCATGGAACAAGATTACAATGTATTGCCGGATATTTACCACTATGCATGTATGGTTGATATGTATGGAAGGGCTAATAAACTAGAAAAGGCAGTAGAATTCATGAGGAAGATTCCCATACCAATAGATGCTACAATCTGGGGTGCATTTCTTAATGCTTGTCAGATGAGCAGTGATACAGCACTTGTCAAACGGGCAGAAGAGGAGCTATTAAAAGTTGAAGCAGATAACGGGTCTAGATATGTGCAGTTGGCCAATGCCTATGCTGCCACAGGGAAGTGGGATGAGATGGgaagaataagaaagaaaatgagaggatACGAGGCTAAGAAGCTTGCTGGTTGCAGTTGGATATTTGTGGAAAATGGTATTCATGTATTTACTTCTGGTGATACATCTCATTCAAAAGCAGATGGAATATATTCAACTTTAATGCGCTTGAATGGGAAACTGTATTTATCTTTCGTAGAGCTGAATCAACTTAATGAAATTCAGGCTGGTATTTAG
- the LOC108339656 gene encoding uncharacterized protein LOC108339656 isoform X1, whose amino-acid sequence MHYCLSQSDTNMHGIEWRDSVFKQFKLMDPTVSISSHKRSNSDPMKRRVMADGLENISEASYRPEVELGKLKHSIESKTRQYNNIDLQSSLTQEILQLQKRLQQQFVIRRALEKARYLPFSQDAALENAIPKAAKELIQEIGILELEVVYLEQYLLSLYRKRFDQQISSLSPKERRLELASDTNKVISAVPSNGAISDKEISVVNCSNVISPRNSVGFRLKECNNQLESETVLDSSIHRCHSALSQRTACSIEASPGNIETKAVVDSYHSLPLSMLEQQTQFAKFSSTSLAEHLGSSYVDYVPETPNWLSEEMIKCISAIYCELAEPPSLDHKNASSPISYSSCGNELSSQSQGSKWGSQWKKHSSFNLNSTNPFHVRGCKEFSEPYCSMTRIQKLCTDNQKLKEIEYMLRRFRSLVSRLEDVNPRNMRHEEKLSFWINVHNSLAMHALLVYGISANNVKRMSSVLKAAYNIGGHTISVDQIQNFILGCRMPRPGQWLRLWFPSMTKPKVRDARKGYAIHRPEPLLLFALCTGSHSDPAVRLYTPKRVFEELQCAKEEYIQSNITISKEQKVVLPKMVDSFAKNSGRGASDLMEMIKPYLPDSQRKSIQEFHSKSSLKNIELTPHNFTFHYLISKELAW is encoded by the exons ATGCATTAT TGTTTAAGCCAATCTGACACTAACATGCATGGAATAGAGTGGCGCGATTCTGTTTTCAAGCAATTCAAGCTCATGGACCCAACTGTTTCAATTTCAAGTCACAAGCGCTCCAACAG TGATCCAATGAAAAGAAGAGTCATGGCAGATGGATTAGAGAACATCAGTGAAGCTTCTTATCGTCCTGAAGTG GAACTGGGGAAACTAAAGCACAGCATTGAATCCAAGACGAGGCAATACAATAATATTGATCTTCAAAGCTCTTTGACTCAAGAG ATTCTGCAGCTTCAAAAACGATTACAGCAACAATTCGTGATAAGGCGCGCATTAGAGAAAGCACGTTATCTGCCTTTTTCACAGGATGCTGCATTAGAAAATGCAATACCCAAG GCTGCAAAGGAACTGATTCAGGAAATTGGAATATTAGAATTAGAAGTTGTGTATTTGGAACAATACCTACTCTCTTTGTATCGGAAAAGATTTGATCAACAAATTTCATCTTTATCACCTAAGGAGAGAAGATTGGAATTAGCTTCAGACACAAATAAAGTAATATCTGCAGTGCCCAGCAATGGTGCTATTTCTGACAAAGAAATTTCTGTTGTGAACTGTAGTAATGTCATTTCACCCAGAAATTCTGTTGGCTTTCGCCTTAAGGAATGCAATAACCAGTTAGAATCAGAAACTGTCTTGGACTCTAGTATTCATCGATGTCACTCTGCACTATCTCAACGAACAGCATGCTCAATTGAAGCTTCTCCTGGGAACATTGAAACCAAAGCTGTAGTTGACTCTTACCATTCTCTGCCATTATCCATGTTGGAG cAGCAAACTCAGTTTGCTAAATTCAGTTCAACAAGTCTGGCCGAGCATCTTGGGAGTAGCTATGTTGATTACGTTCCAGAAACACCCAATTGGCTTTCTGAGGAGATGATTAAGTGCATATCAGCTATATATTGTGAACTTGCAGAACCACCTTCTCTTGATCATAAAAATGCTTCATCCCCTATTTCGTACTCATCTTGTGGTAACGAGTTATCTTCACAGAGCCAGGGTAGTAAGTGGGGATCACAATGGAAGAAACACTCATCCTTCAATCTAAACTCCACTAACCCTTTCCATGTCAGGGGGTGCAAAGAATTTAGCGAACCTTATTGCTCAATGACAAGGATACAGAAATTGTGCACAGATAatcagaaattaaaagaaattgaatacaTGCTACGGAGATTTAG GTCACTTGTTTCTCGGCTGGAAGACGTTAATCCTAGAAATATGAGGCATGAAGAAAAGCTTTCCTTTTGGATTAATGTGCACAATTCCTTAGCAATGCAT GCCTTGTTAGTTTATGGAATTTCAGCCAACAATGTTAAGAGAATGTCTTCAGTACTAAAG GCTGCGTATAACATTGGTGGACATACTATAAGCGTAGACCAGATACAGAACTTCATTCTGGGATGCAGAATGCCTCGCCCAGGACAG TGGCTGCGGTTGTGGTTTCCTTCAATGACAAAACCAAAGGTTAGAGATGCAAGAAAAGGATATGCAATACATCGTCCAGAACCTTTATTACTATTTGCTCTTTGCACAGGAAGCCATTCTGATCCTGCG GTTCGTTTGTACACACCTAAGAGAGTATTTGAAGAGCTACAATGTGCCAAAGAGGAATACATTCAGTCCAACATCACCATAAGCAAAGAACAGAAAGTAGTTCTCCCAAAGATGGTTGATTCCTTTGCAAAAAATTCAGGTCGAGGAGCATCTGATTTGATGGAGATGATTAAGCCTTATCTACCCGATTCTCAAAGGAAGAGCATTCAAGAGTTTCATTCAAAGTCAAGCTTGAAAAACATTGAATTAACTCCTCATAACTTCACTTTCCATTACTTGATTTCAAAGGAATTAGCTTGGTAA
- the LOC108339656 gene encoding uncharacterized protein LOC108339656 isoform X2: MKRRVMADGLENISEASYRPEVELGKLKHSIESKTRQYNNIDLQSSLTQEILQLQKRLQQQFVIRRALEKARYLPFSQDAALENAIPKAAKELIQEIGILELEVVYLEQYLLSLYRKRFDQQISSLSPKERRLELASDTNKVISAVPSNGAISDKEISVVNCSNVISPRNSVGFRLKECNNQLESETVLDSSIHRCHSALSQRTACSIEASPGNIETKAVVDSYHSLPLSMLEQQTQFAKFSSTSLAEHLGSSYVDYVPETPNWLSEEMIKCISAIYCELAEPPSLDHKNASSPISYSSCGNELSSQSQGSKWGSQWKKHSSFNLNSTNPFHVRGCKEFSEPYCSMTRIQKLCTDNQKLKEIEYMLRRFRSLVSRLEDVNPRNMRHEEKLSFWINVHNSLAMHALLVYGISANNVKRMSSVLKAAYNIGGHTISVDQIQNFILGCRMPRPGQWLRLWFPSMTKPKVRDARKGYAIHRPEPLLLFALCTGSHSDPAVRLYTPKRVFEELQCAKEEYIQSNITISKEQKVVLPKMVDSFAKNSGRGASDLMEMIKPYLPDSQRKSIQEFHSKSSLKNIELTPHNFTFHYLISKELAW; the protein is encoded by the exons ATGAAAAGAAGAGTCATGGCAGATGGATTAGAGAACATCAGTGAAGCTTCTTATCGTCCTGAAGTG GAACTGGGGAAACTAAAGCACAGCATTGAATCCAAGACGAGGCAATACAATAATATTGATCTTCAAAGCTCTTTGACTCAAGAG ATTCTGCAGCTTCAAAAACGATTACAGCAACAATTCGTGATAAGGCGCGCATTAGAGAAAGCACGTTATCTGCCTTTTTCACAGGATGCTGCATTAGAAAATGCAATACCCAAG GCTGCAAAGGAACTGATTCAGGAAATTGGAATATTAGAATTAGAAGTTGTGTATTTGGAACAATACCTACTCTCTTTGTATCGGAAAAGATTTGATCAACAAATTTCATCTTTATCACCTAAGGAGAGAAGATTGGAATTAGCTTCAGACACAAATAAAGTAATATCTGCAGTGCCCAGCAATGGTGCTATTTCTGACAAAGAAATTTCTGTTGTGAACTGTAGTAATGTCATTTCACCCAGAAATTCTGTTGGCTTTCGCCTTAAGGAATGCAATAACCAGTTAGAATCAGAAACTGTCTTGGACTCTAGTATTCATCGATGTCACTCTGCACTATCTCAACGAACAGCATGCTCAATTGAAGCTTCTCCTGGGAACATTGAAACCAAAGCTGTAGTTGACTCTTACCATTCTCTGCCATTATCCATGTTGGAG cAGCAAACTCAGTTTGCTAAATTCAGTTCAACAAGTCTGGCCGAGCATCTTGGGAGTAGCTATGTTGATTACGTTCCAGAAACACCCAATTGGCTTTCTGAGGAGATGATTAAGTGCATATCAGCTATATATTGTGAACTTGCAGAACCACCTTCTCTTGATCATAAAAATGCTTCATCCCCTATTTCGTACTCATCTTGTGGTAACGAGTTATCTTCACAGAGCCAGGGTAGTAAGTGGGGATCACAATGGAAGAAACACTCATCCTTCAATCTAAACTCCACTAACCCTTTCCATGTCAGGGGGTGCAAAGAATTTAGCGAACCTTATTGCTCAATGACAAGGATACAGAAATTGTGCACAGATAatcagaaattaaaagaaattgaatacaTGCTACGGAGATTTAG GTCACTTGTTTCTCGGCTGGAAGACGTTAATCCTAGAAATATGAGGCATGAAGAAAAGCTTTCCTTTTGGATTAATGTGCACAATTCCTTAGCAATGCAT GCCTTGTTAGTTTATGGAATTTCAGCCAACAATGTTAAGAGAATGTCTTCAGTACTAAAG GCTGCGTATAACATTGGTGGACATACTATAAGCGTAGACCAGATACAGAACTTCATTCTGGGATGCAGAATGCCTCGCCCAGGACAG TGGCTGCGGTTGTGGTTTCCTTCAATGACAAAACCAAAGGTTAGAGATGCAAGAAAAGGATATGCAATACATCGTCCAGAACCTTTATTACTATTTGCTCTTTGCACAGGAAGCCATTCTGATCCTGCG GTTCGTTTGTACACACCTAAGAGAGTATTTGAAGAGCTACAATGTGCCAAAGAGGAATACATTCAGTCCAACATCACCATAAGCAAAGAACAGAAAGTAGTTCTCCCAAAGATGGTTGATTCCTTTGCAAAAAATTCAGGTCGAGGAGCATCTGATTTGATGGAGATGATTAAGCCTTATCTACCCGATTCTCAAAGGAAGAGCATTCAAGAGTTTCATTCAAAGTCAAGCTTGAAAAACATTGAATTAACTCCTCATAACTTCACTTTCCATTACTTGATTTCAAAGGAATTAGCTTGGTAA